The DNA window GCTCTTAAAGGAGAACAATGTTTAGAAAACTTTACAAGGCACAATTGGAAAAGAGTTGTcagtgttatgccagatttccaatccccaaagaccaccaaggagctgatacaGATGTATATGCACGAGAGTCTTCTTTGGatgctcgagcctggactcccaaccttcaccgacacagcagatctggattgagagccccgaccctcagataggcagggtttttattgtgattacggCAGGGGCagagtatttccaacttggcagatacttgattggatggtatttagcaagcaagtcttgtcctatttttattggctatctaccctttcagttatctattttggctttgatattgggaactggccttgatatcaggaattgacaacaggtggtcacgtagcactgatgcagggggttagtacgAGGATAGAACAAgacacaaatgggttaagcaagccacttacagaagcagaatattgcggtcaggctgacctagtgatatgcccaagtcgtgagaagaccaccaagacgaCCACTGAGacccagacattccaaaatgcaaaagcaaggctttattcagacgggccttattattatctttaagtagttaaggagttgccacttaataaAGCAGGTTATTAAtatgatgtatcttgatcaatgtcaccactttcaacattttcacccatccctcttCTCCCCAAagtcttgttcattttattttattttttgccagtcctggggcttgaactcggggcctgagcactggccataatccttttgctcaaggctagcactctgccacttgagccacaatgccacttctggccgttttctatatatgtggtgctggggaatcgaagtcagggcttcatgtatacaaggtgagcactcttgccactaggccacattcccagcccctctattcaTATTCTTGAGAAACAATGACAGGATTCATATTCCAGTATTGCTGAATAAAGgaagtgatcctcagagcttccACAAAGGCTCAGTCCTGCTGATTGGGGTCCCCTGAGATCCATGTCAACCTTTGGAtttggtggtacttggatttgaactcagtgccttacatttgctagacaagcactcctaCCACACATGccacatctacttttttttttgccttacttttcagctaagtctttaagttcagactggccttcagatgtgatcttcctatctatgccttctctgtagttgggaatacagatacatattaatatgccaagcttatttgttgaaatggaatcttattcactttttgcagggagagagaaagggagaggaaagaggagatgagctggccttgaaccccttttGTCCCAATCTCTgcatcctaagtagccaggagaggcctgagacaccatTCTTGGCCTCTGTGCTAACCGTCCAACCTGGCTGGCAACAATTCCTGATTGCTTCAGTTGGCTAAGGTCATGGCGATTTCTCAAAGCAGGTCACAGAAAAGCAATGCAGTGGTTTATGCAACAGCAGGAAATGCTCAGTAATGGGGACTGGCTACAAATGCTCCGGGCCAAGCTCAGACATGGATTTTGATCTGAGCACTGTTGTGTTCAGGGCCCGGATCTCTGGTAATGGCtgatgaagtgccagactttgaagtcaggccccgcTTTACCACATGAGCAACATTTTACTACatgagccccattttagaatcgaaacctgagccaatcagatttgtacttgtgtcctaatcttgcttgcttgaacacctgattgttgtaaccttgttctttgcctttataagccctgtgtaatcacagctcgaggctgccttcTAACCTCCGTTGTGtcgtgggtaggacgaggcccgagttgcaactcacttaaataaagccttaccttgcttttgcatttcggaatgtctgagtcttggtggtcttcttggtggtggttttgcaacttggcacaacatttgggggctcttCCGTGATGGCCCCAGAGatccctgagaccccagactccgaaggtaagaaaatagcactgttcatttcgtgtgtctgtgtctgtgtgatttgtagttttattttctgttttggccagctgcctgaatctgaacctgtaggtagtgaaggaccagccggagtggacacgctcatatgggcagtcctggaggacttggggcacacctcaagccctccacaggggactcaggcttcccactaccaccctgaacctgaaggactggaccgagaggcccttctaatgggtgcccgtccagtccactctatatttggggttgtctgggccgctcctacacaggaacgggagagaaagagcctcaagactgtgtggtctgccccctcacaggggcaggagagacacagtgagactgtgtggtctgccccctcacaggggcaggagagacacagtcaaacctgtaagctgcggctccctaagtctgtctgtaaatgttgtctggtctttgtgcctgtggttatttttgtgtgtttctttcttgcgctgtgcctgactgacaaacggatgatggggaacgttccttccactcccctggacttgactttagctcactggaaaaatgtacaggtgacagcccacaatcagtcaatcagtgacagtgtccacaaaaaagaactctagggggacccccacccagccttcttaagcagaaaattgtttggtgtgctaaaatgttttactaaaactatcaagccctggaaaatgaggctggataattctaaaatcatttgttaaaggtttttgtcttaaaatgtacggccgatgcttattcagcacactttaagatcttttgaaaatgtatgtgtgtgtgtgcatgtgtgagtgtgaaaatgttcaagactgcagtatgatgcaaaacttaagtttaagtttaaagtcaaagggtcatcaagtttgggcattaccaaatgctttaaaggatttctcagggttctttaattaaaattaaaaaaatatcagagctaagtgtcagaaatttggatttaaaaggatatatatatatatatatatatataaaactaatggggatagaagtaaactctcattaactctatgtatgtaggaagaaatggcaaaatgggccaatgtttttcactaatatattggaaaggtgaatggataagtatttctaattgtaattcttgcattatggaaaaattcaaaggtcttcatgccatgcaataactgggactgaaaaaaaaaaaagaggctcttttgaaacaagcagcccataggcaaagggcggcacctggtttcagaatgcctgtgagcttcagtttttctgatgcagataaaagctaaagtgttgtgttagtgttaaaaaggctttggaaatcaagaatacatttctagataagaaatttggatgtaaaattgtcctaaataattattgcaacgtgagaaaaggagaattatggctaccaaaaactttaattgccattccagcttttttgtaggttttttgtaaccgtttccagcagacccacagagaagcacaggtgattcctacaagtttgccaagatctaatactggcccttaataagttccaggtaagagagcatgcttaaaaactacttctgtgtggaccaccttgttgcttctaattgcagtaaagtggcctcttgtaagacctactgatctgaaatctgcggttcaaagccagcccgggcagagaaaggtccctgtgagagacttgtctctaatcagccagcagagtgctgggaacagagtggtgtggagctcaaagtggtagggtgctagccttgagctggagagctgggggacagggctcaggccctgagcccaagtccagtggaaagtcactcctcctgggacaaaagtgatggagcatccagaggcagtaagccactgcttggatggcagagatggtgtcagatcctagaatcactcttgtttggcctttcaaaagttaatcaaagccgggaagtcctagaagaatagttcgtaagcatgccttactaatgcccatgtctgtctactgggcaggaacttgccagtcatctgtgatagtggttagtaagagtaagtttttcaaatgagaagatagattaaaatctcaacccccaacatttactcaaagctctgactggcagtgagcattttaagctgatacatctgttcaggaaagaaagcttgtagacctgagattgtgtccttattgagatctgttaaaggcatgcaaaggtaactttttaggtcatcagagatcagttccccagccagtcaggaaaaagcttttacaaactagaatcttaaaaggcacaaattttaaACCTGAAGttacccatctgggcttcatattaaaagagaggaagcgttggctgtcagatgcacatagactgtgctgaaaatccctgtgcctaaatcagccagacaagtgagagttcctgggaacagactttagtagacccagggccacgagctttgcctcctgtgccccagtattcccaagaaggttTGGAGTGggtaaagaaaattcccatggcccacaaacccctggacagagaaggaaacaatgactggtggaaaacttgtgaagggaaacttatcctgccacaagggctgggtaaggggatccttaagagaatccactgagcctctcacatgggaacccgacacttgctctgacactccaaagtgaaaattagacaaggagatcaacttattgaagatattgttaaaaattgccaggcctgtcagcttgccaatgcccccaatcaacagattactaaaggagctcgcctctgtgggaataggccaggcgtgtgttgggaagtagatttcacagaaattacaaatatttgctagtttttgtagatacattttcaggatgggttgaagcatatccaacaaagcatgagactgtgaatgtagtggctaagaagatcctggaagaaatcctaccctggtatggcttcccatccaccattgggtcagacaatggacaggctttAGTCTCAaaaaccaggggactgaaatccttagaaccacggtggaaggaaccctagatggcatcgccacttgggttcattgcttccacgctaAGCCAGCTGAcacctttgccctggatgacaactaccgtggtggaaaatgggaggtctccaagcacccgactcagctgctttgccttcgcctcaacaaaagaaagttagactgaatattgttataattttctttttgccttctttctttactaccctgggtagtgttaatgttatttggcagctcactccaaagtgaggtgacccccttattttaggtagttttgggcttgctcaggaataagggtatagccacccgacccttagagcacagctgagaagtttatgtattattttgttgcttacatttggatactaaacactatatagctaatggtaagtctgtacagctgaaagttaattttcagtttgcagtaatcctgcagtcccttggtaaagtagactaagattataggttcctggctaggtaaggtcaacgcccctgagtcagcctgaagaagttacagaagatggatgatcttcacccatcagcccccctttaaaaccgagggaccagagttgtttttgggaagatgaggcaggataaactagaggcatgcaaaacagaggtacagagactgtacttgtgagaagtggtgacaggccctttggttactactttgggccctattggcccatgccttatctctatatcatcctctagacatgcaagccattgaaatggacagaatggagccatgattggctcccaaggtaccaaaaagaaaaagggggaaatgaagtgccagactttgaagtcacaccccattttaccacgtgagctccattttagaatcgaaccctgagccaatcagatatgtacctgtgtcctaatcttgcttgcttgaacacctgactgttgtaaccttgttctttgcctttataagccctgtgtaatcacagctcgaggctccctcctaacctccgttgtgtcggtgggtaggacaaggcccgagttgcagctcacttaactaaagccttaccttgcttttgcatttcggaatgtctgagtctcggtggtcttcttggtggtggttttgcaacttggcacaacagctgACATCTGGTTTTTCATTTGGCCTTGGTCAGAGAGAGAAATCCGGCCTGGTCTGCAGGGAAGAGGGGCTTGTCTCCACCCAGGAGAGATGGAGGGCCTACTTGTGGCACACACCCAGTAGGTGTGGTGAAAGTGCCCTGCTCTGCCCAGCTCCGACAACCCCACCCATTGGAAGGATGGAATGGGCTGGGAGCCAACCAGCTAGATGGTAATACCTGTAACATGAGTTTTACAAtagatttttgtttatctttctttattgctTATTGAGGAATCAGAACAAATAtcggtgagaaaaagaaagatcgggggggagggagaagaaacatttaaacCAACAAGAGGCTTCAGTTACTCCTGGGGGTGGTGTTCTCGATCCTGGGATGCTTGCCCAGGGGCAGGCAGCAGAATCTGTTGTCTAAACATCTTCCCACGTACACCTCCGTTTCAATGCAGTATCTTTGGCAGGTGCCATTCGGTCGCTCACAGATTTCCTTGAGCTTGCCTCTGACTACACAGAAAGAGGGGCATGGTAACCATTCAGCATTCAGCACTCTTActgtatttttacctttctatCTGGGGATGGGGACAGCGTTTGGAAAAAGCTTTGTATGGATGCTTGTTGTTACTTGATTTCTCATACCAGTGCTTTAAAAACTTgggaaatttttcttgaaaagatcCCAGCAATGCTGGGTGCTTCTAAGTAGTAACAGATAGGGTAGAGTGTCCATCTAATCAATAACAGATAGAGTTGAGTATCCATCGCACTGCCTGAGTTCTCAGGATGCATGTTactttgaattttgtttgtttgtttgtttttgttttttgccagtcctggggcttagactcagggcctgagcactgtccctggcttctttttgctcaaggatagcactctgccacttgagccacagcaccacttctggccattttctatatatgtggtgcttgggaattgaacacagggcctcctgtacatgaagcaagCTCTGTtgctattaggccatattcccagcctgttactttgtattcatttcccttaccGTTaccttctattcattttccttactcacattacattctattcctTTTCCTTACTACCTAATCTCACCTCAGACAGATGTAAAAGACACTAGTTTTACATAGTATCACTGATTTTTCATGCAGTAGAATGTTTTCAGAGAAGAGAAATACATttcactctccctcccctcttataTGATAGGTCATCATATATCTTTCATATTTGTATTTCCATAATACATCTGTATCagctatatttttcaaaaatagaacTGAAATACAAGTTTAAAGGACAATACACTTCAAAGGAATGGGCAGAGAGTGTATTTTCCTGGGAAAGGAAACCATATTCCTCCATATTCcatgtgtaaatatgtttgtgttggggctggggatatggcctagtggcaagagtgcctgcctcatatacatgaggccctgggttcgattcccctgcaccacatatacagaaaatggccacaagtggcgctgtggctcaagtggcagagtgctagcctggaacaaaaagaagccagggacagtgctcaggccctgagtccaagctccaggactggcaaaaaaaaaaaaaaaaaaaaaaaaaaaagcaaagttgaGTGTTATAACACCATCATAGGCTACCTCTTCTCTCCACAGAAGAACTGTGAGTGAGGTCAGGAAGCAAGGTCACCTTGTCAACCTGTGACAAGGCCAGGGCCATAGCTTGCATTCTCAGCTTTACTCTAGTTGCTTCTCTTACAACTTTCCTTGTTCTCCTCTGCacactcccaggctttcctgtgatctcattaAGATCCTGTGATTCTCTCCACTGGCCTTCCCAGTGTCTTCCTGTTCCTGTCGCCCCACACTGGGCTTGCCAGTCATGTTctgcctctgttcttccctccatttttagCAGGAGTGGCCGCTCAGtaagtgctcaggaggcagacaggccACAAGGGGTGCACAGAGGCGACTGGGCTGcactgtgaacaagaaaggacCGGGCAGGAGGAGGTTACCAAAGTGAGGTGCTCCCCAGCAAACATTTCTGTGCTGATCATGACAAAGctggtttcttgttttattgaaatacctTTACATCGTCTTGAGAAATGCATAACCTTTCcttcaaagaacagaaagcacagtTGAGGTGATTCTTTGCATGTTCCCTGAGATTCTAAATCGGAGGTATAAGTTCTTCACGGTGCACAGAGCAGCTTCACACGTGCTCTGGGAAAGTATTTCCAGACAGCAAAACTCATGTGACCtaccaaatagaaatgtacttctcacatgtgcaaacacacacacacacacacacacacacacacacacacacacacacacgctcattaAGGTACAGATAAAATCGACGGACACTCTTAGTGTTCACAAATAATCAACACGATTGTTCCTATGAAGTCTATACCTCCAAGACCTTTTCAACTTAGTGTTTTAGTCTTTCaaatcttgtgttccttctggtttttctatGTTTTAGTCATGggattctctttcctccctccctctgtttctcctccggccctccctccctctcttctttgtaccactcctctctctttctttttgttggcagTGGAGCTTGAAGTTGTGGGTGTGGGGTGCtaaaggatagagctctaccactttgagtcacagaacctcttctggttttctgatggctaattggagataagagtctcagaactccctgctcaggctggcttagaaccaggatcctgagatcccagcctcctgagtagctagatttacaggtgtgaggcacccgtGCTTGGCCGTCATGTGctagtctctctcttccttttcaagAGCTCTGTGTTAAAAGTGTGCCAACTTCTACCTGGATTGCAGAGCAAAGTGACTAGACACAGGAATCAAAGTCATCATATGGGTTTGTTGCTGATGCACTTGCTTTCTAACATATAGTGTATACTCAACAAATACCTGATAAACCATACTGACTATCCATCTCCATTCTCTCTACACTTCAGTACAGActtattattatgtttaagtagttaagAAGATGCCACTTAATAATGCAATTTATTAATatgatgtgtcttgatcaatgtcacccctttcaccattcACACCCATCCTTCTCCTCTCCAcagtcttgttcattttttttttgccagtccaggggcttgaactcagggcctgggcactgtccctgagcttcttttgatcaagtctagcgatctaccacttgagccacagcaccagttccagcttcttctgtgtatgtggtactaaggaattgaacactGCCACTAggctggccacattcccagctcagtcttGCTAATATTGTAATATACATTAGATTCACAACTGCATTCTCCTCACTGCCACCCCAGTGCCTCTTTTTTCTGTTGCATTTGCAACATCAGACTTGTCCTTAAACCTGCCCCTTCCTACTCtgcctgaagtattatttactcaGCCACAGGAGATGGATCACAGTTGCACACATGGAAGGAGAACCTCTGGATTCACAAGGGATAGTCATGCTTCACATTACCTTTTCTGTTGTAAACTTTCAGACCTGTCTGTTTTACCCAAAACTTGTACATTAGCAGttgctaaaaatataagaaggatCTCCTATGCTGTTAAATGCCCAtgacttttctactctttccttaacATGTGAGGTTATGAATTCTTAGGAAAATATGAGAAGATATTCCCACTGGTGTGAAGCAATACATCTGTTTTCCTGGACCCCATCACCAGGAGCCCCTTCTAACGGGGGCTGTTTCCAATGCTTGCAAATCTCTTTACTCCAGCGCAAAAGTCATACTGAGGCCCTAGAATAGGATCCGCGCCaatacagacaggcagagaggccTGGTGAAGGGCATTTCTAGGCCAGATTCCTGtcatctggaagctcccagtccactcCCCCAGACACTTTTGGTCCATGGGCTGCACTCTATGCTTAGAAGTTGCACGCAAATCCAtgggttccttctgccttttaaacatccagtcagccaaagcagaactTGGACGTGGGTATGATTTACACCACTGTAGCCCTCGTAGTCAaagaccttccaaatttctggggaGACCCCCCCACACCTTCCCCTTTCATGGCACCAGTGAGATTGGCTGTTCACTCCTGACAtcctcccaggccccaggcctgcactgttaCCTCAGCTCCTCCACACACAATGTTGTTACCTGGTAGAACTTGGCAGAGAATGAAGACGAGAAGGACAGAAGGCTTCAtggttggagaaaggaaaag is part of the Perognathus longimembris pacificus isolate PPM17 chromosome 16, ASM2315922v1, whole genome shotgun sequence genome and encodes:
- the LOC125364577 gene encoding beta-defensin 108B-like, which codes for MKPSVLLVFILCQVLPVRGKLKEICERPNGTCQRYCIETEVYVGRCLDNRFCCLPLGKHPRIENTTPRSN